A stretch of Phragmites australis chromosome 12, lpPhrAust1.1, whole genome shotgun sequence DNA encodes these proteins:
- the LOC133887251 gene encoding E3 ubiquitin-protein ligase WAV3-like, producing MSFSDDEPPPANSSAGPKPIQVDRVRLVAYSNNKAPLEENKQQVLLEITDTSSTSERCGLDLVAVLDVSGSMAGGKLNKLKTAMKFVISKLGPMDRLSIVSFSTKANKQCSLRSMTGASQEELKDIVEKLEAGGYTNMRDGLETGLKVLADRRYSGGRVSSIVLMSDGHEQDEEGKVPQDRSASDATIGDVAVYTFGFGEDHDAKVLGKIASKSQGGTFHYVRDEESLSVRFAEILAGLLSVVVQDLKLTVRQQGHSTIEKVDAGSYHRPQPPESDYNAPSVNISFGDLGSGEVRKVIVHLLLPAVHREYRATAIVAQCSYRTHGKAFYAPRDHLRCFIHRTGSARRDAKNSKVEAELDRLRYVNKIAEASATEDHNSVHGKLEEAQKVLDAGQPNPMIDILRTELEQLLKLKYWKDLFASLLAYKMSHERQRGRLFATPRAMWRMLKYTEQADKFDKDPNKPPPSVDDDVKEEAKMVMESAPVADQPREPRTPRIWGVSRERRSSGWAWAMVILCTVLAIGVIVAGAAVFAVYILFKPKMPYLVVSDAQLRLLQYDQEGTIQSLQMSITILAENNNSKADASFFRVDLALGFHGADVALLRAEPFVVARENSLPLQYNVVSAGRALDPDGMQAMDESLKAGVVPFDLFGKARTRWKVGVFVKLRFWTRISCRLRFFFPGNGTVMPTDRDRCRSRSP from the exons ATGTCCTTCAGTGATGATGAGCCGCCTCCTGCAAATTCATCAGCAG GGCCAAAGCCAATCCAGGTCGACAGAGTGCGGCTGGTGGCGTACAGCAACAACAAGGCGCCACTGGAGGAGAACAAGCAGCAGGTGCTACTGGAGATCACCGACACGTCTTCCACCAGCGAGCGCTGCGGGCTGGACCTCGTGGCTGTCCTGGACGTCAGCGGAAGCATGGCCGGCGGGAAGCTCAACAAGTTGAAGACAGCCATGAAGTTCGTCATCAGTAAACTCGGCCCCATGGACCGCCTCTCCATCGTCTCCTTCTCCACCAAAGCCAATAAGCAGTGCTCGCTGCGCTCCATGACCGGGGCCTCCCAGGAAGAGCTGAAGGATATCGTTGAAAAACTGGAAGCTGGCGGCTACACCAACATGAGAGACGGCCTCGAGACCGGCCTCAAGGTCCTCGCTGACCGCAGGTACAGCGGCGGCCGCGTCTCCAGCATCGTTCTCATGTCCGATGGCCACGAGCAGGACGAGGAGGGTAAGGTCCCACAAGACAGAAGTGCTAGTGATGCCACTATCGGCGATGTGGCGGTCTACACATTTGGTTTTGGTGAAGACCACGACGCGAAG GTGCTAGGGAAGATCGCGAGCAAAAGCCAAGGAGGAACGTTTCATTACGTCAGGGACGAGGAGAGCCTTAGCGTGCGCTTCGCGGAGATCCTGGCTGGCCTCCTCAGCGTCGTGGTCCAGGACCTCAAGCTCACCGTgcggcagcaaggccactccaCGATAGAGAAGGTGGACGCCGGGAGCTATCATCGTCCGCAGCCGCCGGAGTCGGACTACAACGCCCCCTCGGTCAACATCAGCTTCGGCGATCTCGGCAGCGGCGAAGTGCGCAAGGTTatcgtccacctcctcctccctgccgTCCACAGGGAGTACCGCGCGACTGCCATCGTCGCCCAATGCTCGTATAG AACCCATGGAAAAGCTTTCTACGCCCCTCGTGATCACCTGAGATGCTTTATACACCGCACCGGATCAGCCAGACGGGACGCCAAGAATTCGAAGGTGGAGGCCGAGCTGGACCGTCTCCGTTACGTAAACAAGATAGCGGAGGCGAGTGCAACGGAGGACCACAACAGCGTCCACGGCAAGCTGGAGGAGGCCCAGAAGGTCCTTGACGCTGGGCAGCCCAATCCCATGATCGACATCCTCAGGACCGAGCTGGAGCAGCTCCTCAAGCTGAAATATTGGAAGGACCTCTTCGCCAGCCTGCTGGCATACAAGATGTCGCACGAACGCCAGAGGGGCAGGCTCTTCGCCACGCCGCGCGCCATGTGGCGCATGCTCAAGTACACGGAGCAGGCCGACAAGTTTGACAAGGATCCCAACAagccgccgccgtcggtggACGACGACGTCAAGGAGGAGGCAAAGATGGTCATGGAGAGCGCGCCTGTGGCGGATCAGCCCCGGGAGCCGCGGACGCCGAGGATCTGGGGGGTTTCACGAGAGCGCAGGAGCTCCGGGTGGGCGTGGGCGATGGTGATCCTGTGCACCGTGCTGGCCATCGGCGTGATCGTGGCTGGCGCGGCGGTATTCGCCGTGTACATCCTCTTCAAGCCCAAGATGCCGTACCTGGTAGTCTCCGACGCGCAGCTGCGGCTGCTTCAGTACGACCAGGAGGGCACCATCCAGTCCCTGCAGATGTCCATCACCATACTGGCAGAGAACAACAATTCCAAGGCGGACGCCTCCTTTTTCCGCGTCGACCTCGCCCTGGGGTTCCACGGCGCCGACGTGGCGCTGCTGCGGGCGGAGCCGTTCGTGGTGGCGCGGGAGAACTCCCTGCCGCTGCAGTACAACGTGGTGTCGGCGGGCCGGGCGCTGGACCCTGATGGGATGCAGGCTATGGATGAGTCGCTCAAGGCTGGCGTGGTGCCGTTCGACCTGTTCGGCAAGGCGCGCACACGGTGGAAGGTGGGCGTCTTCGTCAAGCTCCGGTTTTGGACGCGCATCTCGTGCCGCCTCCGCTTCTTCTTCCCTGGCAACGGCACCGTCATGCCCACCGATCGCGACAGATGCCGCTCCAGGTCGCCGTAG